The Amycolatopsis umgeniensis DNA segment CTTCGCGGTCAACGTGCTCGCGCCGCTCTCGTGGACGCGCCGGGCGCGCGACGCGTGGATGGGGGAGCACGGCGGCGCGGTGGTGAACGTCGCGTCCGTCGCCGGGCTCGGCGCGTCGCCCGGGATCGGCATGTACGGCGTCAGCAAGGCCGCGCTGATCCGGCTCACCAAGGAACTCGGCTTCGAGCTGGGGCCGAAGATCCGGGTGAACGCCGTCGCGCCGGCCGTGGTCAAGACCAAGTTCGCGACGGCGCTGTACGAAGGCCGGGAAGAAGAGGTCTCCGAGTCGTATCCGATGAAGCGGCTCGGGGTGCCCGCCGACATCGCGAGCGCGGTGTCGTTCCTGCTCTCGGAAGAGGCGGGCTGGATCACCGGGCAGACCGTCGTCCTCGACGGCGGCGTGACCCTGGCGGGTGGCCTGTGACCGCGTCGTTCGCCGGAGCCGGTGTCGTCGTCACCGGTGGAGGCGGGGGCATCGGTGCCGTACTCGCCCGCCGGTTCGCCGCCGAGGGTGCCCGGGTCGTCGTCGGCGACCTGAACGGGGACGCCGCGGCCGAGGTCGCGAAGGAGATCGGCGGAACCGCCGTGGCCGGGGACGCCGCGAGCGAAGCGGGCGTCGCGTCGCTGATCGAGACGGCGCGCGAAACCCTCGGCGAGATCGATGTCTTCTGTGCCAACGCCGGGATCGCGCCGATGGGCGGCGTGGAGGCGCCGGAGGAGGACTGGGCGCGGATCTGGGACGTCAACGTGATGGCGCACGTGCGCGCGGCCCGGCTGTTGCTGCCGGTGTGGCTCGAGCGCGGCCGAGGGCATTTCATCTCGACGGTGTCGGCGGCGGGACTGCTGACCAGCCTCGGTTCGGCGTCGTACTCGGTGACCAAACACGGCGCGCTCGCCTTCGCCGAATGGCTTTCGGCGACGTACCGGCATCGCGGGCTCACCGTGCAGGCGATCTGCCCGCAAGGCGTGCGGACGGCGATGCTGGAGAACACGGGTCCGGCGGGCGAACTGCTCATGGGCGCCTCGGCGATCCAGCCGGAGCAGGTCGCGGACGCGTTGTTCGAGGCCATCGAGGCGGAACGCTTCCTGGTGCTGCCGCATCCCGAGGTCGCGGAGTACTACGCCGCGCGGGCCACGCAGACCGACCGCTGGCTCGGCGGGATGAACAAACTGCAGCGCAAGGTGGAGCAGGTCGTCGGCGAATGACCGGAACGGGCCGCGACCGTGCGCGCGGTCGCGGCCCGCGTCCCGTTCAGGCGACCTCGTTCAGTTTTCCGGTGGCCACGTCGAACACGAACCCGCGGACGGAATCCTTCTCGGGGATGAACGGGCTGTTCTTGATGCGCGCGATCGACTGGCGGACGTCGTCGTCGAGGTCGCCGAAGGCTTCGGCGGCCCAGGACGGTTTGACGCCGACGTCTTCCTGGATGGATTTCTTGAATCCGTCGTCGGTGAAGGTCAGCATTCCGCAGTCGGTGTGGTGGATGAGGATGATTTCCGTCGTGCCGAGCAGTCGCTGGCTGATCGCGAGGGAACGGATTTCGTCCTCGGTGACGACGCCGCCCGCGTTGCGGATGACGTGCGCTTCGCCTTCCTTGAGGCCGAGGACGCCGTAAACGTTGATACGGGCGTCCATACAGGCGAGTACGGCGACGTGCTTGGCGGGCGGCAAGGGAAGCGGCCCGGAAAAGCGTGCGGCGTAGTCGGCGTTGTTGGCCAGGAGTTCGTCGGTGACCGACATGGTGATCCCTTCCGATCGGCGTAGGAACGAGTGGACCGTTGGGATGCACGCATGCGCAACCATGCCCATGAGCTGGGACCGGGAGCTGAAGGGGACTGCTGTCAAGGCGACTCGCCAGGCGTAAGGCGGTTGATCTTCGCCGGGGGATCGGCCACTGTGGTCGTGGGGTCTTGCTCGCGGTAAGGAAAACTCAATGAACAAGCGCTTCGTGGTCCGTGGGGCCGTTCTCGCCGCGACCCTCGCGGGCTCGGTGCTCACCGGGGGAACGGCGATGGCGAGCACCGCGGAACCGTGCGCCGCCGGGGCGTCCGGTGACGTCGCGGCGGCTTCCTGCACGCCGTACCGCAAGCAGAGTGAGGGCTGGAGCAGCAAAACCTCCTGTAACCGCGCCGGCAACGAGGGCGCGCAGGCGATGCGCTGGACCGGCTGGAACTGCAACAAGGCGCTGGCGGGCTGGGAGCTGTGGGTGCGCACCTGCACCGCGCTGGCCGCCGAGAAGGACGCGGTGACCACGCGCGAAACCGTCTGATCCGTGCAGGGCCGCCCCCGGTGTGAAACATCCGGGGCGGCCCTGTCACTATTCTGGATGTCCACAGTGGACGGCCTGTTTTCGGTCAAGCGATCGCTTCGCCGATGTGGTGTGCCGATGACCGGTCACCCGCCTCGTGAATCCGTAGGCACAGGCGCCGAGATCTACCTTAAATCAATGTTAAGCATCGGCGGATTCGGTGCTATCTTGACTGAGCGAAACGCGAGAAGTTCTTCACGCGGAATTCGCCCCTCATCCCTCGTGGTGCGGGCCCGCCGCGGAGGTTCGGTTACCGAATCTGCCGCTGAGCTGAGGATTCTCCTGCTGGGACGCCGATACCGAACCTTCGGTACGGGCTGTCCGCACGGTGGGTTCGGTGGCCACGAACTGCTGCGGAATTCGTTGACCCCATGGAGAGCCGGTTCGTAGTGTTTGCCGAGTCTTGGGCAGGGACGGCTTTGGTGGACACGAATGGCTCAGGCAGAAGGGGGCTTTCCATGGCCGGCATCCGAACGATTTCCCCGATCGGCAAGTGGGCTTTCGACGCGGGTCGTACCGCGCGGCCCGGAATCATCAGCGAATTCGTGGAAGTCGCCGACATGCCACTGGCGGCGCTCAGTGCCGGACTGCGGCTCGGCGGGGGCAACGCCGCCTTCTTCCGGCTGCTCGGCCGCCGTCCCGCCGACGTGCTCGGCGAATCGTTCCCCGAACTCGTCACCACCGGTCCCGATCACCTGCGCGACCGGCTGAACCGGGTCGCCGAAGGCTGGGAGCAGCGGTTTCGCGGCAGCGTCACCGGGCTCGGATCCGGCGGTGCCGAGAGGCTGACCATCGTGGCCGGCCGGATGCGGGCGCCGGGTACGGCGATCCTGCTGACCGTGCTCCCGGAGGCGGGGCCCGCCGCGGCCCGCGCCGAGCAGCTGAGCTCGGTCAACGACATCGAGGCGAAGATCCTCCAGGGCATCGCCAGCGGCTTGTCCAGCCTGGAGATGGCCGACAAGTACTACCTGAGCCGCCAGGGGATCGACTACCACGTCGCCCGGTTGCAGCGGAAGTTCAAGGCGCGCAACCGGGTCGAACTGGTTTCGCGGGCCTTCGCCACCGGTCTGCTCGACTCGACCGCCTGGCCGCCGCGGGTACCGGAGTCCCGGCGCGCGAGCTGATCGCCCCGGACTTGACGTGCGGGTGGCCGCCACGTGACGGAGGCGTGCGATTACGGTGCGGTCCCAGTGAACGGTCCGGGCATCGTCGCCGGTCGCGGTCGTATTTCGGAAGAATTCGTAATGACCTTCGAGGCATCTTCGCTCATCTGAGCGGGCAGGTCGGCCGGAGCGGACGCCGGGTGGCCGTCTGGGGTAAACCTGGATGTCGTGGGCCGTTCACAATCCATTCCCTGTAGCGCGATCTTCTGTCACACTTCGTCGTGCCGTGCTCGCGTGAGGTGTCGCGCCGAGCGGGGCCTGCCTGCCCGCGGAGTCGTGCGTTCGTGGCACTTGTGCTCATTTGAGCGGCAGGCATCCCCGTAGCGAGGGATAACCCTCGCCGGGGTTGGCCGGTCTATTCGGTAAGACGATCACACGATGAGATGGAAGCACGTAAGCGTTTGTTCGCTCTGTGTGACGGCAGCGACCCGATGGGACGACAGGAGGCGGAGATGGTGGACGCCAACAGACCCGGGCGCACGCTGGCCGGACGCGACGACGAGCTGCGCCGGCTCGCCGCACGGCTGAGCACTGGTGCGCCTGGTGAAGGCTCCGTCATCGTCGTACGAGGACAAGCGGGCATCGGCAAGTCCAGCCTGCTGGACACCGCGCTGGCCGCGCTCACGGACACTGTCGTCTGCCGGGGTACCGGTGTGCCGGGGGACGGGACGGCGGTCTCGCGGGAACTGCTCGCGGGACTGCGCCGGGCCGGTGCGCGGGTCTCGGGTCCGGACGATTTCGCCGCCTGGTACGAGGATTTCGCCGCCTGGGCGGGCGGGCGGCGCGCGATCGTGCTCGCCGTCGACGACGTGCAATGGTGTGATGAACCGACCTTGCGCTGGCTGAGTCTCCTCGCCCGTCACGCGACCAGACTGCCGCTGCGGATGGTCCTGGTCCGGTCGGCCGCCGACGGACCGGACGGCGCGGCGGAACGGCTGGCGGATCTCGAATCCTGGTACGGCACCGAAGTGCTCGACCTCGGCCCGCTGCCCGCGGAGGCCGTCGCCTCGCTGGCGCGCGAGGCCGTCGGATCGGAACCGGGGGAAGCTTTCGTGCGGCACTGCGTCGAGCAGTCCGGCGGCAATCCCTTGCTGCTGCGGGAGATGCTCGACGAACTGGGCAAGGTCGCGGCCGGGGTCGCGCCGGTGGCCGGATCCGCGGCGGGATCCGCGCTGATCCACTCCCTGTTCGCCGGCGTCCCGGACTACGCCCGGTCCGTGGCCACCGCCATCGCGGTACTCGGCGGTCAGGACCTGTCCTTGGTCGCCCGGCTGGCCAAGGTGCCCGCCCGCACCGCCGGAACCGCCGTCGACCTGTTGCGGAGTCAGCACATCCTTGCGCCGGAAGGGTTCTCCTTCCGTCACGATCCGGTGCGGGAAGGGCTGCTCGACGCTCTCGAACCCGCCGAACTCGGCCGGTGGCGGCGTACCGCGGCGATCCTGCTGAGCGACGCGGCCGGGTCGCCGGAAGAGGTGGCCGAGCACCTGCTCGAACTCGGCGAGCTCGACTCGTGGATGGTCGACCTGCTGCGCGACGCCGCGAGCTGCGCCTGCGACCGGGGCGCGCCCTGGGACGCGCTGCGCTACCTCCGGCCCGCGGCCGCGGCGAGGCCCTCCGACGGGGCCTTGGCCGTCCAACTCGCCGAGACGGTCGCGATGCTGGAACCGGACAGCGGCTTCGACCTCCTGCGCCGCGCGCTCGAACTGCAGCAGGATCCGGTCGACCGGGCGCGGGCCGCGGTGAAACTGGGCCGCGCGGCGCTCGTCGCCCGTCGCTGCGGAACCGCCGTCACCGTGCTGGACAGGGTGCTCACCGTGCTCGGCGGCGAGATGGACCAGCAACTGCGGGGCCACCTCGAAGGGCTGCTGTGCCTGGTGGGCATCGAAGATCGCGACAGCCTGGCGAAGCTCGACGCCCGGATCCAGCCCCGGGACGAGGACGGCCCGGAAGCCGTCGTCGACGCCAGGCATCTGGCCGTTTGCGCCGTCGTCGCCGCACTCGACGGAACCCGGCCGCGCGAGGCCGCCGAATGGGCGATGCGCGCGATCCGCGGGTACACCCCGACCACCGACGATTCGGCCGTCAGTTCCGCCGTGCTGGCGCTGCTGCTGGCCGACGAGGTCGACGTCGCCAAAGACGAACTGACCAGGGCCATCGAGCTCGTCCCGGCCCAGCGCAGCGAGTACCTCGCCTTCCGCGGCCTGCTCGGCCACTGGTGCGGGGACCTCGCCACCGCGGCCGCCGACGCCGGACAGGCGTACGCGCTCAGCCGCCGCGCCGAAGGGCGCACCGGCGGCGTGGTCCCGCGTATCGCGCTCGCGACCGTCGCGGCCCAGCAGGGCGAGACCGCGAAGGCGATGAAGTTGTTGCGGGAAGCGGATTCCCCGCAGTTGTGGGACCACACGGTGATGCGCCCGTGGTTCCAGCTCGTCGACGCGCGGGTGCATTGGGCGGCGGGGGACCGCGAGGCGGCGCTGAAGCTGTTCCACCGCTGCGGGGAGAGCCTCGCCGACGTCGGCATCGCCAACCCGCTGCTGGCGCCGTGGTGGTTCGAAGCCGCCTGCCTGCTGGCGGGTGAGGGAGAATTCGAGGCCGCGGCGGACCTCGCGGCCGAAGGGGGCGAACCGGCCGAGCGATGGGGCACCCCGCGCGCGATCGGGATGGCCCGGCTCGCGACCGCGGTCGCCACCCGCGGTCCCGATCGGATCGCGTTGATCGACGAGGCGGCGGGCATTCTGGCCGGGTCTCCCGCCCGGCTCGAGGAGGCGCTGGCGGAGTTCCACCTCGGCCGCGCGCTCGTCGAAACGGGGGACAGCGCCGCCGCGCGTATCCGCCTGCGGCGCTGCGTCGAGCTGAGTTTGCGTACAGGGGACCGCTTTCTGCTCCGCCGGGCCCAGCGGACCGCCGCCGAGGCCGGCATCCCGAGCGAGGTTTCCCCGCTGGATTCGCTGAGCCCCGCCGAACGGCATATCGCCCGGCTCGCCGGGCGCGGGGTCAGCAACCGGGTCATCGCGGAACGCCTCTTCGTCACCGTTCGGACGATCGAAACGCATCTGACGAGCGTGTACCGCAAATTGCGGATCACCGGGCGGGCCGAGCTGGCCGTGCTGCTCGGCCACGTCGATGACCGTCCCGTTCTGCTCGAAGGTGCCCGATGAGCGCCGTCCGGCGGCTCGAAGCCGACGGCGCGGACGAACTCGTCGAGCGCGAGACCGAACTGCGCCTGCTCACCCGACTGGTCGAGGATCTCGAACACGGCCACGGCGGCTCCGCGCTCGTGCTCGGCCCGGCGGGCAGCGGGCGGACGGCGCTGCTGGTCCAGGCGGCGGCCCTGGCCGCCGAGCGGGGCCTGCAGGTGTTCACCGCGCGGGGATCGGCCACCGAGGCACAGCTGCCGTACGGGCTCCTTTCCCAGCTGCTCGCCTCGATCCCGGAGCTCGCGGACGTCCCGTGGCTGCACGCCGCGCTTTCGGACGGCACCGACGTGCAGGTCCTGCACGAACTGCTCTGCCAGCGGCTGCTGGAGTCGGCCCGGCGCTGTCCGGTCCTGCTCGTCGTCGACGATCTGATCCTGGCCGACGAGCAGTCCGAGATGTGGCTGGCCGCTCTGCGGCGACGCCGGGTGGACGCCCCCGTACTGCTCGTCGCCGCGCATTCCGGCCCGTCGGAGGAGGACGGCGAAGACACGCGCCTGTGCCTCGGCAATCTTCCGGGCGAGAACCGGCATGTCGTGCGGCTGCGGCCGCTGAGCGAGGCGGCGGTCCGGCGGCTGGTGCACGCGGTCCCGGCGCCGCGGCCGCCCGTGGAAGAGGTCTACGCGGCCACACGCGGGAATCCCGCCTTGCTCGCGGAGGTGCTCGCCCGGTCGTCCGCCGGTCCCGGCGCGGAGATCACCGCCATCACCGCGGACGCGCGCCGCGACACGGTGCTCGACCTGCTCGCCAGGCTGCCGTCGGATCTCGCCGCGCTGGTGCGGACGATCGCCGCGATCGGCACCCTCGACGAGGCTTACCTCCGGCCGCTCGCCGCCCCGCTCGGGATGCCGCTGAGCCGGGCCCTGCGGGTGCTGGCGGACTCCGGCCTGATCGGGACCGACCCCGCCGAGCCGATGAACCCTCAGGTGGCCACCTGGGTACTGGCCGCGACCGGCGCGGAGGAGCGGGCGGGGACGCGACGGCGGGCCGCCGAGCTCGGGCATCGCCGGGCCGCGCCGGAGGAGGACGTCGCCGGGCTGCTGCTCGGTTCCCAACCGGTCGGCGAGGCGTGGGCGCTGGAGACCCTGCACGCGGCCGCGTTGCGCCGTCGCGAAGCTGGGGACCACACCGAAGCGGCCCGGTACTACCGGCGGGCGCTCGCCGAACCGGCGCCGCCCGGGACGTCGGCGCGGCTGCGTCTGGAGCTCGAGACGGTAGAGGCTTCGTCTTGCCCCTTCACCGGTGGTTTGCGGCTGGCCAGGGCGACCCGGGTCTCCAGCGGCGACGACACCGTCCGAACGCGACTGTCCGCTGTGGACTTGATGATGCAGCGAGGGGCAAGGGACGACGCGTTGCGCGAGCTGGCCGTCTTGAGTGAGGCCGCCGTCGACGACCGGGATCGCGCGGACCTGACGGCGTTGCACTGGCTGGCAGAGGGGACCGGCGCGGGTTCCGTACTCCTCGGCATCCCCGCCCTGCCGGACCTCGATCCGGCCGCGCTCACCCCCGCGCAGACGGCGGCCGCGTCCTGGCTGACGACGACCGCCTGCCGCGACGGGCGGGCGGCACGCAGACTGGCCCGGCGCGCGGCGGATCCGTCGAACGAGCCCATGACCCTCTACTCGCCGCGGCTGGCGCTGGCCATCACCTTCACCCAGACCGACGACGTCCTGGAAGCGCTTTCCGTCTACGAGGAAGTGATCGCGGACGCGAGCGCCGCCGGGGCGGGCGTGCCGGTGGCGCTCGGCCTCACCGGCCAGGCCTGGATCCACCTGCAACGCGGTCGCGTGCAGGCCGCGGAGGACGCGCTCGCCAAGGCCACCGCGTCCGGTCCGCCGGACGGCTGGCCGCCCACGGTCACCGCGTCGCTGAGCACGATCGCGATCGCGGCGGCGCTCACCCGCGGCGATTTCGAGGCCGCCCAGCGCGCCGTCGACGCGGCGGTCGACGGCGGGCCGCTGTACTCCACGCCGTATCTGCTCTTCATGCGCGGGTTGCTGGAACTGGATCTGAAACGCCACCGGCGGGCACTGGGCCTGTTCCAGGAATGCGGCAGGCGGATGAACGCGATCGGCTGGCTGAATCCCGGCTTGGTGCCGTGGCGTTCGCATGTCGCCATCGCGGCGCAGGCGCTCGGAGACGAGCACACCGCGGCCGCGATGATCAGCGAGGAATGGCGGCTGGCGCAGGAATGGGGCACGCGCACCGCGATCGGGCGGACCCATCTCGGCGCGGGTGTCGCGGTCCGGTCCGAGGACGCGGTGTTCCGGCTGACGCAGGCTGTCAACGCGCTCCAGCAGTCCCCGGCCAGGGTGCTCTACGTCGAGGCGGTGCTGCTGCTCGCGGCCGCGCAGATCAACCGGGGTCAGACCAGCGGCGTGCCGCGCCTGCTGCGCGAGGCCGAACGGCTGGCCACCGCGTATCAGCTCGCGTGGGCGACTTCCCGCATCGCCGACCTCGGGAAACGGCTGTCCGACCGGCCTCGGCGGTCCTATCGCACGGCGTCCCGGCGATGGCGGGCGCTCTCGCCCGCCGCGACCGACCTCGTCCGCCGCGTGCTCGCGAACGCCTCCAACGCGGAGCTCGCGGAGGAACTGGGCGTGAGCAAACGCGCCGTCGAGCTCCGGCTCACCGCGATCTACCGGCAGCTCGAGGTGACCGGGCGGGCCG contains these protein-coding regions:
- a CDS encoding SDR family oxidoreductase is translated as MNSFKDRVAIVTGASRGIGLGIAKDLVERGAKVCITARKPEPLAEAVAELGGEAVAIAVPGKADDTAHQDEAVAKTIEAFGRLDMLVNNTGINPVFGPTLDIEPEAAAKIFAVNVLAPLSWTRRARDAWMGEHGGAVVNVASVAGLGASPGIGMYGVSKAALIRLTKELGFELGPKIRVNAVAPAVVKTKFATALYEGREEEVSESYPMKRLGVPADIASAVSFLLSEEAGWITGQTVVLDGGVTLAGGL
- a CDS encoding SDR family NAD(P)-dependent oxidoreductase, with translation MTASFAGAGVVVTGGGGGIGAVLARRFAAEGARVVVGDLNGDAAAEVAKEIGGTAVAGDAASEAGVASLIETARETLGEIDVFCANAGIAPMGGVEAPEEDWARIWDVNVMAHVRAARLLLPVWLERGRGHFISTVSAAGLLTSLGSASYSVTKHGALAFAEWLSATYRHRGLTVQAICPQGVRTAMLENTGPAGELLMGASAIQPEQVADALFEAIEAERFLVLPHPEVAEYYAARATQTDRWLGGMNKLQRKVEQVVGE
- a CDS encoding beta-class carbonic anhydrase; its protein translation is MSVTDELLANNADYAARFSGPLPLPPAKHVAVLACMDARINVYGVLGLKEGEAHVIRNAGGVVTEDEIRSLAISQRLLGTTEIILIHHTDCGMLTFTDDGFKKSIQEDVGVKPSWAAEAFGDLDDDVRQSIARIKNSPFIPEKDSVRGFVFDVATGKLNEVA
- a CDS encoding helix-turn-helix transcriptional regulator, which gives rise to MAGIRTISPIGKWAFDAGRTARPGIISEFVEVADMPLAALSAGLRLGGGNAAFFRLLGRRPADVLGESFPELVTTGPDHLRDRLNRVAEGWEQRFRGSVTGLGSGGAERLTIVAGRMRAPGTAILLTVLPEAGPAAARAEQLSSVNDIEAKILQGIASGLSSLEMADKYYLSRQGIDYHVARLQRKFKARNRVELVSRAFATGLLDSTAWPPRVPESRRAS
- a CDS encoding helix-turn-helix transcriptional regulator gives rise to the protein MVDANRPGRTLAGRDDELRRLAARLSTGAPGEGSVIVVRGQAGIGKSSLLDTALAALTDTVVCRGTGVPGDGTAVSRELLAGLRRAGARVSGPDDFAAWYEDFAAWAGGRRAIVLAVDDVQWCDEPTLRWLSLLARHATRLPLRMVLVRSAADGPDGAAERLADLESWYGTEVLDLGPLPAEAVASLAREAVGSEPGEAFVRHCVEQSGGNPLLLREMLDELGKVAAGVAPVAGSAAGSALIHSLFAGVPDYARSVATAIAVLGGQDLSLVARLAKVPARTAGTAVDLLRSQHILAPEGFSFRHDPVREGLLDALEPAELGRWRRTAAILLSDAAGSPEEVAEHLLELGELDSWMVDLLRDAASCACDRGAPWDALRYLRPAAAARPSDGALAVQLAETVAMLEPDSGFDLLRRALELQQDPVDRARAAVKLGRAALVARRCGTAVTVLDRVLTVLGGEMDQQLRGHLEGLLCLVGIEDRDSLAKLDARIQPRDEDGPEAVVDARHLAVCAVVAALDGTRPREAAEWAMRAIRGYTPTTDDSAVSSAVLALLLADEVDVAKDELTRAIELVPAQRSEYLAFRGLLGHWCGDLATAAADAGQAYALSRRAEGRTGGVVPRIALATVAAQQGETAKAMKLLREADSPQLWDHTVMRPWFQLVDARVHWAAGDREAALKLFHRCGESLADVGIANPLLAPWWFEAACLLAGEGEFEAAADLAAEGGEPAERWGTPRAIGMARLATAVATRGPDRIALIDEAAGILAGSPARLEEALAEFHLGRALVETGDSAAARIRLRRCVELSLRTGDRFLLRRAQRTAAEAGIPSEVSPLDSLSPAERHIARLAGRGVSNRVIAERLFVTVRTIETHLTSVYRKLRITGRAELAVLLGHVDDRPVLLEGAR
- a CDS encoding AAA family ATPase, coding for MSAVRRLEADGADELVERETELRLLTRLVEDLEHGHGGSALVLGPAGSGRTALLVQAAALAAERGLQVFTARGSATEAQLPYGLLSQLLASIPELADVPWLHAALSDGTDVQVLHELLCQRLLESARRCPVLLVVDDLILADEQSEMWLAALRRRRVDAPVLLVAAHSGPSEEDGEDTRLCLGNLPGENRHVVRLRPLSEAAVRRLVHAVPAPRPPVEEVYAATRGNPALLAEVLARSSAGPGAEITAITADARRDTVLDLLARLPSDLAALVRTIAAIGTLDEAYLRPLAAPLGMPLSRALRVLADSGLIGTDPAEPMNPQVATWVLAATGAEERAGTRRRAAELGHRRAAPEEDVAGLLLGSQPVGEAWALETLHAAALRRREAGDHTEAARYYRRALAEPAPPGTSARLRLELETVEASSCPFTGGLRLARATRVSSGDDTVRTRLSAVDLMMQRGARDDALRELAVLSEAAVDDRDRADLTALHWLAEGTGAGSVLLGIPALPDLDPAALTPAQTAAASWLTTTACRDGRAARRLARRAADPSNEPMTLYSPRLALAITFTQTDDVLEALSVYEEVIADASAAGAGVPVALGLTGQAWIHLQRGRVQAAEDALAKATASGPPDGWPPTVTASLSTIAIAAALTRGDFEAAQRAVDAAVDGGPLYSTPYLLFMRGLLELDLKRHRRALGLFQECGRRMNAIGWLNPGLVPWRSHVAIAAQALGDEHTAAAMISEEWRLAQEWGTRTAIGRTHLGAGVAVRSEDAVFRLTQAVNALQQSPARVLYVEAVLLLAAAQINRGQTSGVPRLLREAERLATAYQLAWATSRIADLGKRLSDRPRRSYRTASRRWRALSPAATDLVRRVLANASNAELAEELGVSKRAVELRLTAIYRQLEVTGRAELRELFDALDKEL